A genomic window from Winogradskyella sp. J14-2 includes:
- a CDS encoding alpha/beta hydrolase: protein MRNATLLLLAYLLCMPIFAQTSYHEINSSKLNAVRKLKIKLPKDYNPSSEIKYPLIIVFDGDYLFEPIAGQVDFQTYFDDMPSAIIVGVVQGNERRYDGYCDEVTGLPKESGLRFHDFIAEELIPYLDNRYNTSKFRVAVGHDLMGNFINSYLFKEDPLFNAYVCISPDLSGTVRDYLGKRLEFFKDDIFYYMATSDKDLPYIRNAVLNANAQIAQVNNQYLTYYFDDFENDNHYTLVNSAIARSFDKIFELYKPLREKELEEKVLPYEGTLDKYLVDRYDRIEELFGIKKPITEEEFEKVVKVAELRNDLESLEKIGRLAKKLNPESLLGTYYLAQHSEKIGKNKKAKKLYESALTLNDVSHIDRDFIFSKIDELTVVDTDEQEEDDNEEN, encoded by the coding sequence ATGAGAAACGCTACTCTACTACTTTTGGCATATTTACTTTGTATGCCAATATTTGCGCAAACTAGCTATCACGAAATTAACTCATCAAAATTAAATGCGGTTCGTAAGCTAAAGATTAAGCTCCCCAAAGATTACAATCCTTCTTCAGAAATTAAATACCCATTAATAATTGTATTCGATGGCGACTATTTATTTGAACCCATTGCAGGTCAAGTAGATTTTCAGACGTATTTTGACGATATGCCAAGTGCCATTATTGTTGGAGTGGTACAAGGTAACGAGAGACGTTACGATGGCTATTGCGATGAGGTTACCGGTTTGCCAAAAGAGTCTGGTTTACGTTTTCACGATTTTATAGCAGAAGAACTTATACCATATTTAGATAACAGGTACAATACCAGTAAATTTAGAGTAGCTGTTGGGCACGACCTTATGGGTAATTTTATTAATTCGTACCTATTTAAAGAAGATCCGCTATTTAACGCTTATGTCTGTATTAGCCCAGACTTATCTGGTACGGTTAGAGATTATTTAGGCAAACGCCTAGAGTTTTTTAAAGACGATATTTTTTACTACATGGCTACATCAGATAAAGACCTGCCTTACATTAGAAATGCCGTATTAAATGCTAATGCGCAAATAGCTCAAGTTAATAATCAATATCTAACATATTATTTTGACGATTTTGAAAATGACAATCACTATACACTTGTAAATAGTGCTATAGCACGATCATTCGATAAGATTTTTGAATTATACAAACCATTGCGAGAAAAAGAACTAGAAGAAAAAGTATTACCATACGAAGGAACATTAGATAAATACCTCGTCGATAGATACGATAGAATCGAAGAACTATTTGGAATAAAAAAACCAATTACCGAAGAAGAATTTGAAAAGGTTGTTAAGGTAGCCGAACTACGAAACGATCTTGAGTCTCTTGAGAAAATTGGAAGATTGGCTAAAAAACTAAATCCTGAGTCCTTATTGGGCACCTATTATTTGGCACAACACTCAGAAAAAATTGGAAAAAATAAAAAAGCCAAGAAGTTATATGAATCTGCTTTAACTTTAAATGATGTTAGCCACATAGATAGAGATTTCATATTCTCTAAAATTGATGAGCTTACAGTTGTAGACACTGATGAACAAGAAGAAGATGACAATGAAGAAAACTAG
- the radA gene encoding DNA repair protein RadA encodes MAKVKTTFFCQNCGSQYSKWQGQCTSCKAWNTIAEEVIQKPEKSDWKTPASSTKRVSKPLLINEIDTSQEARLDMQDAEFNRVLGGGMVNGSLTLLGGEPGIGKSTLLLQIALKLKYKTLYVSGEESQKQIKMRAERINPNSSNCYILTETKTQNIFKQIEALEPDIVVIDSIQTLHSDYIESSAGSISQIKECTTELIKFAKETATPVLLIGHITKDGHIAGPKILEHMVDTVLQFEGDRNHVFRILRANKNRFGSTNELGIYEMQGSGLREVTNPSEILISEKDGELSGNAVAATLEGLRPLMIEVQALVSTAVYGTPQRSATGFNAKRLNMLLAVLEKRAGFRLGAKDVFLNITGGITVDDPAIDLAVVAAILSSNQDVALQSDYCFAAEVGLSGEIRPVQRVEQRILEAEKLGFSTIFVSKYNKIALKQTSIKIQLISKIEDLVGFLV; translated from the coding sequence ATGGCTAAAGTAAAAACAACGTTTTTTTGTCAGAATTGTGGCAGTCAATATTCCAAATGGCAAGGACAATGTACTTCTTGCAAAGCTTGGAATACCATTGCAGAAGAGGTTATTCAAAAACCTGAAAAAAGCGATTGGAAAACACCAGCCTCATCTACCAAGCGCGTTTCTAAACCTTTGCTAATAAATGAGATAGACACCTCTCAAGAAGCGCGATTAGATATGCAAGATGCTGAGTTTAATAGGGTTTTAGGTGGTGGCATGGTTAACGGTTCTTTAACCCTTTTGGGCGGTGAGCCTGGTATTGGTAAAAGTACTTTATTGCTTCAAATTGCGTTAAAACTCAAGTACAAAACACTTTATGTTTCGGGTGAGGAAAGCCAGAAACAAATAAAAATGCGTGCTGAGCGTATTAATCCAAACAGTAGCAATTGCTACATTCTTACCGAAACCAAAACGCAAAATATCTTTAAGCAAATTGAGGCTTTAGAGCCTGATATTGTGGTTATCGACTCCATACAAACACTGCATAGCGATTATATAGAATCGTCTGCTGGTAGCATTTCGCAGATTAAGGAATGTACAACCGAACTTATTAAATTTGCAAAAGAAACAGCCACACCAGTGTTACTAATTGGCCATATTACGAAAGACGGCCATATTGCAGGCCCTAAAATTTTGGAGCACATGGTAGATACGGTTTTACAATTTGAAGGAGATCGCAACCATGTTTTTAGAATTTTAAGAGCCAATAAAAACCGATTCGGGTCCACCAACGAACTTGGTATTTACGAAATGCAAGGCTCTGGTTTACGGGAAGTGACCAATCCCTCCGAAATTTTAATTTCAGAAAAAGATGGTGAATTATCAGGTAATGCTGTTGCGGCTACTTTAGAGGGTTTAAGACCATTGATGATTGAAGTGCAAGCCTTGGTAAGCACAGCAGTTTACGGCACACCACAGCGCTCTGCAACTGGATTTAATGCTAAGCGCCTCAATATGTTGTTGGCTGTTTTAGAAAAACGCGCTGGTTTTCGTTTGGGTGCCAAAGACGTCTTTTTAAATATTACGGGTGGCATTACAGTTGATGATCCTGCGATAGACTTGGCCGTGGTTGCTGCCATATTATCTTCTAACCAGGATGTCGCCTTGCAAAGTGATTATTGTTTTGCCGCAGAAGTTGGCCTTTCTGGTGAAATTAGGCCTGTACAACGCGTAGAGCAACGCATCTTAGAGGCTGAAAAACTTGGGTTTTCAACCATTTTTGTGTCCAAGTACAATAAAATTGCTTTAAAACAAACGTCCATCAAAATTCAACTGATTTCTAAAATAGAGGATTTGGTTGGGTTTTTGGTATAA
- the ileS gene encoding isoleucine--tRNA ligase → MSTKFPEYKGLNLPKVAEEIGNYWEANNIFEKSVTTREGQPPYVFFEGPPSANGLPGVHHVLARAIKDIFPRYKTMKGFQVKRKAGWDTHGLPVELGVEKELGITKEDIGTKITVEDYNEACKKAVMRYTDIWNDLTKKMGYWVDMDDPYVTYKSKYMESVWWLLKQIYDKNLLYKGYTIQPYSPKAGTGLSSHELNQPGTYQDVTDTTVIAQFKAIGETLPDFLKDEGDIHFLAWTTTPWTLPSNTALTVGPKIDYVLVETYNQYTFKPMNVVLAKSLVGKQFDGKYKQVETKPELIQFKEGNKKIPFYVLKEFKGKDLVGIKYEQLLDYALPNDNPENAFRVISGDFVTTEDGTGIVHTAPTFGADDALVAKQATPEIPPMLVKDENGNLVPLVDLQGRFRPEMGEFAGKYVKNEYYNDGEAPEKSVDVELAIKLKIENKAFKVEKYKHSYPNCWRTDKPILYYPLDSWFIKVTDVKGRMHELNTTINWKPKSTGEGRFGNWLANANDWNLSRSRFWGIPLPIWRTEDGKEQLCIGSVEELKAEMKKAVEAEVLEADIFADFEVGNMSEENYEKIDLHKNVVDKIVLVSPSGQPMKRESDLIDVWFDSGSMPYAQWHYPFENKDLIDKNEAFPADFIAEGVDQTRGWFYTLHAIGTMVFDSVAYKNVVSNGLVLDKNGQKMSKRLGNAVDPFETLSQYGADATRWYMIMNANPWDNLKFDSDGITEVNRKFFGTLYNTYSFFSLYTNLDGFKYEEADTPLNERPELDRWILSELNTLIKKVDAYYADYEPTKAARAISDFTQDYLSNWYVRLSRRRFWKGDYQADKISAYQTLYTCMETIAKLGAPIAPFFMDRLYLDLNAVTQKETFESVHLAEFPKVDEGAIDKVLERKMENAQTISSLVLSLRAKEKIKVRQPLQKIMIPVDNAQQKEEIEAVSDLIKHEVNIKEIELLQDASDILVKQIKPNFKTLGPRFGKDMKLIANTIRGFLAEDIKNIEQNGSLDIEINGKNITLELDDVEITSQDIEGWLVANEGALTVALDVTITEELRREGIARELVNRIQNLRKDSGFEVTDRIDVQLQNDTHIAAAIASNKDYIKSETLTEELQLMDNLNNGIDIVFDEVKTKLFIQKH, encoded by the coding sequence ATGAGTACAAAGTTCCCTGAATATAAAGGACTTAACTTGCCAAAAGTGGCTGAAGAAATCGGCAACTATTGGGAAGCCAATAATATCTTCGAAAAAAGTGTAACCACCAGAGAAGGCCAACCACCTTATGTCTTTTTTGAAGGGCCACCTTCTGCAAACGGTTTACCAGGTGTACACCACGTTTTAGCGCGTGCTATTAAAGACATCTTTCCGCGTTACAAAACCATGAAAGGTTTCCAGGTAAAGCGTAAAGCAGGTTGGGATACACACGGTTTACCAGTTGAGTTAGGTGTTGAAAAAGAATTAGGCATTACCAAAGAAGATATTGGTACAAAAATTACGGTTGAAGACTACAATGAAGCGTGTAAAAAAGCCGTAATGCGCTACACAGATATTTGGAACGACCTTACCAAAAAAATGGGTTATTGGGTAGATATGGACGATCCATACGTTACTTACAAATCCAAATATATGGAAAGCGTTTGGTGGTTACTAAAGCAGATTTATGATAAGAATTTGTTGTACAAAGGCTACACTATTCAACCCTATTCGCCAAAAGCAGGTACAGGTTTAAGTTCGCACGAGCTTAACCAACCAGGAACGTATCAAGACGTTACAGATACAACGGTTATTGCACAGTTTAAAGCCATAGGCGAAACATTACCAGATTTCCTTAAAGATGAAGGCGATATTCATTTCTTAGCTTGGACGACCACACCTTGGACCTTACCAAGTAACACAGCTTTAACTGTTGGGCCTAAGATTGATTATGTTTTAGTTGAAACGTATAACCAATACACATTCAAACCAATGAATGTTGTGTTGGCAAAAAGTCTTGTTGGTAAACAGTTCGATGGAAAATACAAGCAAGTAGAAACAAAGCCAGAACTTATTCAGTTCAAGGAAGGCAATAAAAAGATTCCTTTCTATGTTCTTAAAGAATTCAAAGGAAAAGATTTAGTTGGTATTAAGTACGAGCAATTGCTAGATTATGCGTTGCCGAACGATAATCCTGAAAATGCTTTTAGAGTCATCTCGGGAGATTTCGTTACCACCGAAGATGGTACAGGTATCGTGCACACAGCACCAACCTTTGGTGCAGATGATGCTTTGGTCGCAAAACAAGCAACACCAGAAATACCACCAATGTTGGTAAAAGATGAGAACGGCAATTTAGTGCCACTTGTAGATTTACAAGGGCGTTTTAGACCAGAAATGGGCGAGTTTGCAGGCAAGTACGTAAAAAACGAATATTACAATGATGGTGAAGCACCAGAGAAATCTGTAGATGTAGAACTTGCCATTAAATTAAAAATAGAAAATAAAGCCTTTAAGGTTGAAAAATATAAGCACAGCTATCCAAATTGCTGGCGAACAGATAAACCAATTCTCTACTATCCCTTAGACTCTTGGTTTATTAAAGTAACCGACGTAAAAGGTAGAATGCACGAACTGAATACAACCATAAACTGGAAGCCTAAATCTACAGGCGAAGGGCGTTTTGGTAATTGGTTGGCCAATGCTAACGATTGGAACTTGTCGCGCTCACGTTTTTGGGGCATTCCATTGCCAATTTGGAGAACAGAAGATGGAAAAGAGCAACTATGCATTGGCTCTGTTGAAGAATTAAAAGCCGAAATGAAGAAAGCCGTGGAGGCTGAGGTTCTCGAAGCCGACATTTTTGCAGACTTCGAAGTCGGTAATATGTCTGAAGAAAACTATGAAAAAATAGACCTACACAAAAACGTCGTAGATAAAATTGTGCTAGTATCACCTTCAGGGCAACCAATGAAACGCGAAAGTGATTTAATAGATGTTTGGTTCGATTCGGGTTCTATGCCTTATGCACAATGGCACTATCCATTTGAAAACAAAGATTTAATTGATAAAAATGAGGCTTTCCCAGCAGATTTTATTGCAGAAGGTGTCGATCAAACACGTGGTTGGTTTTACACGCTACATGCTATTGGGACCATGGTTTTTGATTCTGTAGCTTACAAAAATGTAGTGTCTAACGGACTGGTCTTAGACAAAAACGGACAAAAAATGTCTAAGCGTTTAGGTAACGCTGTAGATCCGTTTGAAACCTTATCGCAATATGGTGCCGATGCCACACGTTGGTACATGATAATGAATGCCAATCCATGGGATAATCTTAAGTTTGATAGCGATGGCATTACAGAAGTTAACCGTAAATTCTTCGGAACGCTTTATAACACATATTCTTTCTTCAGTTTATACACCAACTTAGATGGTTTTAAATATGAAGAAGCAGATACGCCTCTTAATGAAAGACCAGAATTAGACCGTTGGATTCTTTCAGAATTAAATACCTTAATTAAAAAGGTAGATGCGTATTATGCCGATTACGAGCCTACAAAGGCAGCTAGGGCAATTTCAGACTTTACCCAAGATTACCTAAGTAACTGGTATGTGCGTTTGAGCAGAAGACGTTTCTGGAAAGGCGATTACCAAGCCGATAAAATTTCGGCCTACCAAACGCTTTACACTTGTATGGAAACTATAGCTAAGCTTGGTGCGCCAATTGCACCATTCTTTATGGATCGTTTGTATTTAGATTTGAATGCGGTAACCCAAAAAGAAACGTTTGAAAGTGTGCATTTAGCCGAATTCCCAAAGGTTGATGAAGGTGCAATTGATAAGGTGCTAGAGCGCAAAATGGAAAATGCGCAAACCATTTCGTCATTGGTATTATCGTTAAGAGCCAAAGAAAAGATTAAGGTGCGTCAACCACTTCAAAAAATAATGATTCCTGTGGACAATGCGCAACAAAAGGAAGAAATAGAAGCGGTTTCTGATTTAATTAAGCACGAAGTAAACATCAAAGAAATTGAGCTTTTACAAGATGCTTCGGATATATTGGTAAAACAAATAAAACCAAATTTTAAAACGCTTGGACCACGTTTTGGCAAGGATATGAAGTTGATAGCCAATACTATACGTGGATTTTTAGCGGAGGATATTAAAAATATCGAGCAAAACGGAAGTTTAGACATTGAAATTAACGGAAAAAACATTACTTTAGAACTTGATGATGTAGAAATTACATCTCAAGATATCGAAGGATGGCTTGTTGCAAATGAAGGTGCGCTAACTGTAGCTTTAGATGTTACAATCACAGAAGAACTGCGTAGAGAAGGTATTGCACGTGAGCTCGTAAACCGTATTCAAAATTTACGTAAAGATTCTGGTTTTGAGGTGACTGATCGTATAGATGTACAACTGCAAAATGATACCCATATCGCAGCAGCAATCGCTTCAAACAAAGATTATATTAAGTCAGAGACATTAACCGAAGAATTACAATTAATGGATAATTTAAACAATGGTATAGACATTGTTTTTGATGAGGTAAAGACCAAATTATTCATTCAAAAACATTAA
- a CDS encoding TraR/DksA family transcriptional regulator produces MATDTKNRYSDKDLEEFRVLIQDKIDKAEHDLELIKSAYMNDHNNGTDDTSPTFKAFEEGSETMSKEANSALAIRQEKFIRDLKNAIIRIENKTYGVCRVTGKLINKERLKLVPHATLSIEAKNMQK; encoded by the coding sequence ATGGCAACAGATACAAAAAACAGATATTCAGATAAAGATTTAGAAGAATTCAGAGTTTTAATTCAAGATAAAATCGATAAGGCAGAGCACGATTTAGAATTGATTAAAAGTGCCTATATGAACGATCATAATAATGGTACGGATGATACCTCCCCAACATTTAAGGCATTTGAAGAAGGTAGTGAAACGATGAGTAAAGAAGCTAATTCAGCTTTGGCAATACGTCAAGAAAAGTTTATACGAGATTTAAAGAACGCCATCATTAGAATTGAAAATAAAACGTATGGTGTTTGCCGTGTAACGGGTAAGCTAATTAACAAAGAGCGTTTAAAATTAGTACCTCATGCAACGCTTAGTATCGAAGCTAAAAACATGCAGAAATAA
- a CDS encoding lipoprotein signal peptidase: MSLKKASIIIVFILLVDQISKIYIKTHFTLNEDITVFSWFKIAFVENDGMAWGTKLSDWFTFISDKTAKLALTLFRIAAVTGIGFWLVDVAKKHKPKILVFAISIIFAGALGNILDSVFYGVLFSDSHMQVAEFLPKAGGYAGVFYGKVVDMLHFPIWSGVLPEWLPIIGGKYFSFFDPVFNVADIAISTGIGILIVFNKKAFKDDSKIDRPFVESRNSLN, from the coding sequence ATGTCGTTAAAGAAAGCCTCAATAATTATTGTCTTTATTTTACTAGTTGATCAGATTAGTAAAATTTACATTAAAACACATTTTACCCTAAATGAGGATATTACCGTGTTTTCGTGGTTTAAAATTGCTTTTGTTGAGAATGACGGTATGGCTTGGGGCACTAAATTGAGTGATTGGTTTACATTTATCTCTGATAAAACAGCGAAACTTGCTCTAACGCTTTTTAGAATTGCAGCCGTTACAGGCATTGGATTCTGGTTAGTAGATGTCGCAAAAAAGCACAAGCCTAAAATTTTAGTTTTTGCTATTTCCATAATTTTTGCAGGTGCTTTAGGTAATATCTTAGATTCTGTGTTTTACGGTGTTTTATTTAGTGATAGTCATATGCAGGTTGCTGAGTTTCTCCCTAAAGCGGGAGGTTATGCAGGCGTTTTTTATGGCAAGGTTGTAGATATGCTACATTTTCCAATTTGGAGCGGTGTTTTACCAGAATGGTTACCAATAATTGGCGGGAAATATTTCTCTTTTTTTGATCCTGTTTTTAATGTGGCAGACATAGCTATAAGCACAGGCATTGGCATCTTAATTGTGTTTAATAAGAAAGCATTTAAAGACGACTCTAAAATTGATAGACCTTTTGTGGAGTCACGCAATAGTTTAAATTAA
- a CDS encoding histidine kinase dimerization/phosphoacceptor domain -containing protein — protein MRNFLFFVCLCFSVQPSFCQSKKADSLANLLSSTDDLKTKLQIHKEICIATYVNYPKRGLESANILLKIAKENEDKSYRFFANRYIGVFYMNQANFDSAIYYFDKNLKLYNLKIDYREAYTDLTNKGNTYRYKKERDSALFYLKKALQVAEEHKIKDKYTNIYNGIAGFYYYDNLPEKAIKYYVKAIDSSIYVNSKARLISVYNNIGNVFKDLDNYTKAIEYLDEGYNLAKRLNHKQGVADASLNLANCYNYLNINNDSIPIFFERSINLYKALSDNIFLIEAYENYGNYLSDQKQFKKAVDLKKSALDLAKTAGMEDKVFGTYVSLSNSYKDLGDIEKALKYTNLALKDTLNPKANFFENLLDLYKNKAFLEKKRGNIKTALRFQEKYSEQLQNYNNTINKTSVNEIEAKYQTEKKEKELAEQKLATQRQELLTQKANSRNWSLGSGILAAMAFIVLIYRRYKSELRAKQTITKQKDEIEKQKIKVERLQKELHHRMKNNLSFIDLFINLAKGRFEDQAYQTKLNELQNRMRSMFEVHKQLFKKDDVTSVKAKSYIDTLVRNIQEAYAKSNISISNQTSVHETILADTSFPVGLIINEFVTNSYKYAFNDDDIGVINIAIKSEGEAYHLLLKDNGKGLPKDFDINNLDSFGMDTIQLLTKEYGGAIEIDGSNGVTMNITLPKTAA, from the coding sequence TTGAGAAATTTCCTATTCTTTGTTTGCTTATGTTTTTCAGTGCAACCTTCCTTTTGTCAAAGTAAAAAAGCAGATAGCTTAGCAAACTTATTATCTAGTACAGATGATTTAAAAACAAAACTCCAAATACATAAAGAAATATGTATAGCTACTTACGTTAATTACCCTAAAAGAGGATTAGAGTCTGCAAATATATTATTGAAAATTGCTAAAGAAAATGAAGACAAAAGTTACAGATTCTTTGCTAACAGGTACATAGGTGTTTTTTATATGAACCAAGCAAATTTCGATTCTGCCATATACTATTTTGATAAAAATCTAAAACTATACAATTTAAAAATTGATTACAGAGAGGCTTATACTGACTTAACCAACAAAGGAAATACATACAGATATAAAAAAGAAAGAGATAGTGCGCTTTTCTACTTAAAAAAAGCCTTACAAGTGGCTGAGGAGCATAAAATAAAAGATAAGTATACTAATATTTATAACGGAATAGCTGGCTTTTACTACTACGATAATTTACCTGAAAAGGCTATTAAGTATTATGTAAAAGCTATTGATAGTTCTATTTATGTAAATTCAAAAGCTAGATTAATTTCAGTATATAATAACATTGGTAATGTGTTTAAAGATTTAGACAATTATACCAAAGCTATAGAATATTTAGACGAAGGCTATAACCTAGCCAAACGTTTAAATCATAAACAAGGTGTAGCCGATGCTTCTTTAAATTTGGCAAACTGTTATAATTATCTCAATATAAATAATGATAGTATTCCAATATTTTTTGAAAGAAGTATTAACCTTTACAAGGCGCTAAGCGATAACATTTTTTTAATTGAAGCTTATGAAAACTATGGTAACTATCTATCCGATCAAAAACAATTTAAAAAAGCCGTAGATTTAAAGAAAAGCGCATTAGACCTGGCAAAAACTGCGGGAATGGAGGACAAGGTTTTTGGTACCTATGTAAGCTTATCTAATAGTTATAAAGATTTAGGTGATATTGAGAAAGCTCTTAAGTATACAAATTTGGCTTTAAAAGATACACTTAATCCAAAGGCTAATTTTTTTGAAAATCTATTAGACCTTTATAAAAACAAGGCCTTTTTAGAAAAGAAACGAGGAAATATAAAAACGGCTTTAAGATTTCAAGAGAAGTATTCTGAACAATTACAGAACTATAACAATACCATTAACAAGACCTCAGTAAATGAGATAGAAGCCAAATACCAAACAGAGAAGAAAGAAAAAGAACTAGCGGAGCAAAAATTAGCTACACAAAGGCAAGAGTTACTTACCCAAAAAGCTAATAGTCGTAATTGGTCATTAGGTTCAGGTATATTAGCAGCCATGGCATTTATAGTTTTAATCTATAGACGCTATAAGTCTGAACTTAGAGCAAAGCAAACAATCACCAAGCAAAAAGATGAAATTGAGAAACAAAAAATTAAAGTAGAGCGCTTGCAGAAAGAACTCCACCATCGTATGAAAAACAACCTCTCTTTCATTGACTTATTTATAAATCTGGCTAAAGGGCGATTTGAAGACCAAGCCTATCAAACTAAACTCAACGAGCTACAAAACAGAATGCGAAGTATGTTTGAAGTCCATAAACAGTTGTTCAAAAAAGACGATGTTACTTCGGTAAAGGCTAAAAGCTATATTGATACTCTGGTGAGAAATATACAAGAGGCCTATGCAAAAAGTAATATTAGTATTTCTAACCAAACTAGTGTCCATGAAACTATTTTAGCCGACACCTCCTTTCCCGTAGGTCTTATTATCAATGAGTTCGTAACTAACTCATATAAATATGCTTTTAACGATGATGACATAGGTGTGATAAATATTGCCATTAAATCTGAGGGTGAAGCCTATCATCTTCTTCTAAAAGACAATGGCAAAGGACTGCCTAAAGATTTCGATATAAATAATTTAGATTCTTTCGGAATGGATACTATCCAATTATTAACTAAGGAGTATGGAGGAGCAATAGAAATTGATGGGTCTAATGGAGTTACGATGAACATTACTTTACCCAAAACTGCTGCATAA
- a CDS encoding response regulator transcription factor, whose protein sequence is MKTKAHILVVEDKSLIYKRLKMILTANYYSVDDYAPSVKKAIGLINKKRPDLVLLDIDLQGDHNGIYLGNLLKTQYNIPFIYVTDFDDDQTFYKSLETNHSDFISKKQLQLHDTEIIQTKPHLDEKRLIRSIQTALNSIITNIDFTKEGIMGLVSYLDKIREMDKSRVTRVPVSYKDILFFTVKPFINENEEQETLRANYLWFQTLQNDYFFLKTSLKDLQKKLPYNFIRVNESYIVNIEPKTFTGRINGSKLSIGNKEIIIKNTYKAEVEKRLKLFYN, encoded by the coding sequence ATGAAAACTAAAGCGCATATACTTGTTGTTGAGGATAAATCACTAATTTATAAGCGCCTTAAAATGATACTTACTGCTAATTATTATTCTGTAGATGATTATGCTCCAAGTGTTAAAAAGGCCATTGGCTTAATTAATAAAAAAAGACCAGATCTAGTGCTATTAGATATTGATTTACAAGGTGACCATAATGGTATATATCTTGGTAATCTACTAAAAACTCAATACAATATTCCATTTATATACGTTACGGATTTTGACGATGACCAAACATTTTATAAAAGCTTAGAAACCAATCACAGCGATTTTATTTCAAAAAAACAGCTTCAGCTTCATGATACAGAAATTATACAAACCAAACCTCACTTGGACGAAAAACGACTTATACGGTCTATTCAGACTGCACTCAATAGTATCATTACTAATATAGATTTCACCAAAGAAGGAATTATGGGTTTAGTTAGTTATCTTGACAAAATAAGAGAAATGGACAAAAGTAGAGTTACAAGAGTACCTGTGAGTTACAAGGATATCTTGTTTTTTACCGTAAAGCCATTTATTAATGAAAATGAAGAACAAGAAACCCTACGCGCAAACTACCTATGGTTTCAAACATTGCAGAATGATTATTTTTTCTTAAAAACATCATTAAAAGATTTACAAAAAAAACTGCCTTATAATTTTATTCGTGTAAACGAGAGCTATATCGTAAATATAGAACCTAAAACCTTTACAGGGCGCATTAATGGTTCTAAACTATCTATAGGTAATAAAGAGATTATTATCAAAAATACTTATAAAGCTGAGGTAGAAAAACGATTGAAGCTATTTTATAATTAA